DNA sequence from the Cryptomeria japonica unplaced genomic scaffold, Sugi_1.0 HiC_scaffold_147, whole genome shotgun sequence genome:
AAGTTTAACCATTTAAGACATCATAATTCCAACATTCTCAAagcaaatagaaatagaaatagaaattaacaTCACAATGGAGTTCAACTTAAAAACCTTACTACCAATGTAAGTTTGGAAAGGATTATGATCTTGAATAGGACGCTTTGATACCTCAGCGTGACGACTCCCTCAGGGTTTTTGGATCCAAGCCCAGGCCTAATTTTGGGACAACACCCTCAAGGTCTTACATGGGTCGCTGATCTCTACCCATCTTGGGATAGACGCCCGATGGTTTTACACAAGCCTTTCCCTATTCATTCATACAACCTTCCGACTACATTCATATTAAGGATTAACAATTTGTTTATGTCTTGTTTAATTGTTCTAACTTGTTCATTTGCTAGTTACGGATAAGAGTTTGTATGATAAAGAATAAATAGTTATGGATTCATACATGTGTTACAGATaagaaattaattattaaattattgcgATTTTATTAAAACACTGATATATTTGACATCCCCTTTACGGTTTATTCTAGTAATCATGAATTAAATTACTGATGTTGTATTTTGTTGTATTATGGATGACTTGCATTGAATATATATTTCTGTGTAAATTATATGTACCTTGGCAGGATCGCAGCGGAATTCTTGTAAACTGATCCCAGACGCATATTCCCAGCCTAAGGAAATCGTATGCAGTGGATGTCAACCAATGGCTAGTGATTAGAGCAGCGTATATTCAAACTGAAGTCCAGACGTGATTTTTCCTCAGCGATTTCctcccctttatatctctcaatttgagggagagttcacacctcttcatcatgtatgccctttggaaaGAGTGCaattcttcattatttctaccctttgaaagggacacagcctttcataatcagatgtgcacttattatttaaatcagatctgcacttctcattttaaaattatcccccctctcaaatgaggttctcttctcccttttatatctcattgttgagggagtcacaacttttcctttcatgtcttctgacttttcattaacttaattaatttttaattaatcatatttaattatattattttatattttaatttaatttttaatgttttaattttattattatcatttattattaaattctatttcaaagtggggacattacattcatCTACCATACTCTGCATTCTTTTCACTTCCCATTGTGGTCTATTTGTCTTCCCATCCCTTGTGCAGGCTTCTTATCATCCTTCCTTTTGTCTCTGCTACATGTTTTCTAGTTCTCCCTCACCTGCTATGCAACTTTCATTTTCCAGTGCATTTTTTTTCTCTTTCCTGTggcagttttttttttttctattaaaatgtataTACTTATCCACCAATTAGCAATTAGGTGTGCACTCAGCTTCTGTATCTGCAAACTCTTAATGCATGAACAGCAAAAGAAGATATTAAATTGCAAACTTGCTCCTGCATCATATTCATGTTATCCTCTTTTCTTGAAAACATAACTCTGCTGCCCTAACTGGATCGAGGCACTCACCTACAAAATGTTCAACCACCCATCACAATATCACACTTGAAAACAACAAGAATAAATTTTCTAACTACTATAGTATTAACAGTCCCACCAAAATTGTTTAACCTCTACAACATTTGCAAACTTTATCTTAAGAGAGGTGTGCTTTGTTGTTATCTTTGCATCCATGTATGAGTATGTATTTAAAGGTAAACATCATTAAGGATTAATATAAAAATGTATTTAGGCTCCTTGCATGGTTGTTTATCAGCTTGCTGTAGGTGTGAAGTCCTTGTATCAGCAAACCAGCATAGAGGTGCTTTGTGACAGTCAATTTGGAGTTTCCTATGCAATGGTTATGGTTTGTTTCAAGGTCCATTTTCATGTCAcacttctttgattatcttcaagaTAGCACCTCAGGGAATACCCTCCACTGCCCACCCTTACCCCCACTCACCCACCCTTGGCCTAGCAAAGTCTAAAGCAGAAGCAAGTACCCATATCAATTGGTCAATTGTTGTCCCTACCTAATCATAAGTTGCAAGCTATTTGTTCTGAGTTTGATATCCCTAGTACTCAAGAATAGCCTGAATTTTCAGGATTTGGGAGCCTACAACTTTGAGTACCAACAGACACAATTCACATAACCTTCTAAACGAACTCAAAAACAAGATCTACACTAATCTGGTAGAAACCAGACAGTTGAAACGATTACTTCAATATTGTTAGCTGACATATACATGAGAAAAATTACCTTAAAAATATCACAGAATAGTGACACATCTGCACAGCTTCTTGGAGCTTTTTCTTAAAAACCACTTTAACTTGGACCACAATTTCTCCTTAGCACCAGATTCAATATATATGACGGCctgaatatatttattttcatttaaaacAAGTTTACATACTTTGCAAAGAACTCCATTTTGTAGTGTTTCTACACAATCCCAGCCTCTTCCCTACAGAGAAATACACAGATCTAACAATAGTAGTCACTAACACCTACcttaaacagaaaaaaaaaaaaaaaatacaatcagATACCATCAAGATTATAAAATTTGGTTAGTCCTTTTTAACAACAAATCAGTAAACAAATATTCTATCATCTTTATGCAccaaagttatattttattgtcatatgtaattaatgctttcAAGGTTTGAAAAAATACCTCAAAACCAAAAATGcctaaaatttcttcagatgctgGTGGTACACAGCTCCTATAAATATAATAAATCTGCTTGGTATCTTCTATAGTACGTGAAGTTTCAGATAATCTTCTCCAGTTTCCATCTTTGTTTCTAGTATCATTGGATTGACCCTCCGTGTTTTGAGTTTGTGGATTTTGTAATTTTACATCTTTATATCCACTAGTAATTCCTTCCCGATGCTCATCTTTCATGCTGTAACTATCCTTTCCAACTTGTTCCTTGTTGACTTCCTTGAAGTTATTTCGGACTTCTATGCATTTGTAAGACATTCTATGGCCAGTTTCACTACAATGGTACTTTTCATCAATCTGTTATGAGAAAGAAGAgacaaaatgaaatgatatgaaaaatgaatAACTCTGCCAATAGGACTGGAAGAATCACATCTACCAGCCCTGAAGTTTGTCAACCATTGCAATTCATAAGTAGCTATGAATCCACAAATGCATTATGCACCCAAGAATTTGAGACCAACATCACCATCATCCAAAAGCAGTTAATAAGATGGACAAAAATTTAATTGTAGAAATTCAAACTACATGAGCAAGTAACATAAAAGCAAATGAAGGAAAAATTGCATTATGTGTTAGTGCTAGTAGAGCAGAAATTTACATGGATATTTCCTATTCCCTAAACTAAGCAAATGCAGTGgagaaaaaaaataaacaaatgtgCTCGTGATCTGTAGTTGGTTAGAAAACACTCTTTAACAGTTGGAACTTAGACATGTTATAAGCAGAAGCAATTAATTGCACAGTTGGAACTTAGACATGTTATAGGCAGAAGTAATTAACTGCAATAATTGTAACATAGAGATAAACCTAGAATTGTAACTAAATCTACTATGAATGAATGAAGATGACAACATATACAGAGACAATTTATTAATAAAGGAACCTTTTTTTTATTTGAGAGGGGTGTAGAGCTATCCTTCAGAAGATATGTAACCTATTAATCTCTGATCGTTACAAAGCAGTAGCAAACATTGAGAAGAGATGTGAAGCTAACATATTATTTTCTCAGTGATTCTTGCCTAGGGAATGACTACAGACCCCTCTCTACAGTATGCCCTCCTCTCCTTTGCACCATGTGTAGATGGTTAGAGAGGAGTAGATGAAGCAATTCCTATGTAGAATCTTAAGTCATTGTAGGACTGACTCATCTTGACAATTGGAAAAGACATAGCAATTGTTACCACTAAAAAAACAAATGGATCTATCATGACGTGGAACTCGTTAAATCACATTATTTCAAttcattttggtttttttttaaacattttcgTACTCTATATTTTTGGAGCCTGTTGAATTGTTTTTCAAGATATATACCATCATTTGTGAAGGGATATGACTTAGAGAAAAATTTAAGCTTTCTGAAGCATATTCTGGTTTAGGATTTCAAGTATCTGTATAGAAACTAAAACCCCAAGATGGTGACGATTTTAAGGGGATTCTACGTCTGATTGCCATCTAGATCAATTTCCCCTCATTATGAATAATCCCAGTTGCCAATCTTTGGAAAGGTGACATAAattaaattttctaattttcaattaACATAAGACCTTCTAAGTGTTGAAGTGATTCTCCTCAACTTGAGTGAGGTAATCCAAACAAATTGCATTCCTGATAATTGCATCAATTTCTGAGTATGAATTACAACAATCTAACATATACAATTATTGTGATTGCACTTGTTGCCTTATTCACAAGGATGAAGATCCTAACAATGAATAGACTCATGACACCTTCTACCACAATAATAGAACATGATAAGATGAAACCTATACCCCTTCTATATGTGTATGCTGGAACCCTACACTAATTTTGAACAAGTTGATCTGTTGTAACTAAAGGCACAGAGATCCACATCTAGAACATTTGCAGACGGGTTTGCTTCACTGATAGGTTAACACCATTCTTTTCAAATAAAAAACCTATCCAAAACACAATTCTTGGgctttatctcttcctcaagaGGTTTTCAAATTCAGAAAAGTCAATTATATATCAAAAAGGTATGCAGCTGTATAGAAAAACTAAATCCAGGGTTGAATCTAAGGTTTGGACAAGAACAAAAGATAAGAAGACAGCAGAGGAACGAGGAGATATATATTGAAGAGCTTTGATGCTGAAAAGATATATGTCAATGCACTCATCATCTTTATAACTTATGACTATTGTTCCTAATGGTGATCAATCAGACAACCTGGTAATGCTAGGAAGAATAAATTTCTCCTGGCTGTTGCAGTCACTGCCTTGCATTGGAATTAATTTCTGAGGACATAAGCAAAGAAATGCCTCAAATTTTGATTAATATTTGCACTCAGACGTCTAGTTTTGCATCGAAGAAGAGGATGTATCGAGAGTTGGAGGCTGATACCCATTCCTGTATGTTAGTTGAAGCCTTGAAACCATGAAGTAACAGGAGTTTAAGAAAAAGAAACATGCTAGGGAAAGATCAAGGGACATTCATCCATAAAGGAATGCACTGGGGACATGTGTCTTGGATGGGAAATGGGCAGGTGTTAGCCTGATTTAAGGGGAATGAGACCACAGTGGAAGGAACTTGTTCAGGAGTCGCAAAGAAAGATTGAATAGGATTGAGCGAGAAAAGAG
Encoded proteins:
- the LOC131065766 gene encoding uncharacterized protein LOC131065766 isoform X1 translates to MESSRLWSYQLIDWENKKKTKTNCKRMKDVNDLNNTIAMREGMAGSARRWSVMTIPQLLLLFLIKCSGAQGFSLQKRELRERFMTGNKSFECSPSTGCFQCAYSEKIDEKYHCSETGHRMSYKCIEVRNNFKEVNKEQVGKDSYSMKDEHREGITSGYKDVKLQNPQTQNTEGQSNDTRNKDGNWRRLSETSRTIEDTKQIYYIYRSCVPPASEEILGIFGFEGRGWDCVETLQNGVLCKVCKLVLNENKYIQAVIYIESGAKEKLWSKLKWFLRKSSKKLCRCVTIL